In the Ramlibacter tataouinensis TTB310 genome, one interval contains:
- the gspG gene encoding type II secretion system major pseudopilin GspG, whose amino-acid sequence MQMIMKSLGRPVASWVRGFTLLELLVVIVIIGLISGLVLPRYFDTVGKSKAKVAKAQMTALERALEQYRLDVGAFPTNEQGLQALMVRPAGAQRWEGPYLKKAVPEDPWGNAYVYKVAPSMKDIELTSLGSDGRPGGEGDAKDVSLSDKD is encoded by the coding sequence ATGCAGATGATCATGAAATCGCTGGGGCGACCAGTAGCATCCTGGGTACGCGGCTTCACGTTGCTCGAGCTACTGGTCGTCATCGTGATCATTGGCCTCATCTCAGGTCTCGTCCTGCCTCGGTACTTCGACACCGTAGGCAAGTCCAAGGCAAAGGTCGCAAAGGCTCAGATGACTGCTCTGGAGAGGGCGCTCGAGCAGTACCGACTGGACGTCGGCGCCTTTCCGACCAATGAGCAGGGCCTGCAGGCTCTGATGGTCCGGCCTGCAGGCGCGCAGAGATGGGAAGGCCCGTATCTCAAGAAAGCTGTTCCCGAAGACCCCTGGGGCAACGCCTATGTCTACAAGGTAGCACCTTCGATGAAGGACATCGAGCTCACCTCTTTGGGTTCTGACGGGCGTCCAGGCGGCGAGGGAGATGCTAAGGATGTTTCCCTGTCCGACAAGGACTAG
- a CDS encoding LamG-like jellyroll fold domain-containing protein, with translation MDARSHDRVGLGSDGACYCKYGLSWDDNRRECVNIQEIDNTRKPPSGGCSAQPGLGNPIHPLTGAKRDFVKTGIAVGGLELVLTYDSTIKSPSTHAYMPSEVVDPNAFGLLWNSSFHRKLRVATNSRSALLTRGDGKVLNFRGNGGGGFSPAEGDNANKLQSVTGGYLFTDVSTGDQERFDTTGKLMSISTAKGDLVTFTHEGENMVLAQAADGRVVRFRYSGSRIVKIWDANGAMLTPTYDGNGNLASLTWQDQRQHRFLYESPAFPWALTGKVDENNNRYATFTYDAEGRAIATEYAGGVDRFTVSYGSPPLRTFSETYDAQQDVVLRVLGWQPPSGVSITRPNGAVEAVGAEKIAGMPSMVSRSQPAGSGCAASSSGVAYDALGNIVSSDDFQGNRTCYAYDGSNRETTRVEGLASAMACSMVLPPGSSLPAGARRITTTWHPDLKKPAIVTEPLRKVTTVYHAQPDPFNGNATASCSTAPALPNGKPLPVVCKIVEESLLPDGGVDTAVPGKTKRFTYDSAGRLLTSVDPNNRTTTYAYFSDTLHSGAPYDPDISKVSLLLHGNGLNGSVSVPDDSPFSRGVRAVGNAAVSTAQSKFGGAAIAFDGDGDYVEIPYDPDLGFGAADFTIEMFVQKTANNPNYSRLWNPNGDVYDGVSMFVDHNGNFGMYLSTNGTSYTHQATAIANLANGQWYHLAVVRSGGSIFAFVNGVKYIVTTTLGTTHLFNNTTHARVIGGQSGVNRALYGYVDEVRITKGKARYTENFTPPTQEFVNAGGHGVAGTGHTVGDLQSITNAAGQVTQFTQYNPAGRLRQMVDPKGVTTDITYTPRGFVSTVSVTPQGGSTRTTTYTYDNAGQMTGVALPDGTTLSYSYDAAHRLVGVTDARGNAITYTLDNTGNRTGEEVRDPTGALQRSISRSFDALNRLQQVTGSAQ, from the coding sequence ATGGACGCACGCAGCCATGACCGTGTAGGGCTTGGGAGCGACGGCGCCTGCTATTGCAAGTACGGATTGTCTTGGGACGACAACCGCCGCGAATGCGTGAATATCCAGGAAATAGATAATACTAGGAAGCCGCCGAGTGGCGGCTGCTCCGCCCAGCCAGGGTTGGGAAATCCCATCCATCCGCTGACAGGCGCCAAACGGGACTTCGTTAAGACTGGCATTGCGGTGGGTGGGCTGGAACTTGTCCTCACTTACGATTCCACTATCAAGTCGCCGAGCACCCATGCGTACATGCCGTCGGAGGTAGTGGACCCTAACGCGTTTGGGCTCCTGTGGAACTCCAGTTTTCATCGCAAGCTCAGAGTAGCGACAAACTCCCGATCTGCGTTGCTCACGCGCGGGGACGGAAAGGTGCTCAATTTCCGTGGGAATGGTGGGGGTGGTTTCTCTCCGGCGGAAGGTGACAACGCGAACAAGCTTCAGAGCGTGACAGGCGGATACCTATTTACCGACGTATCCACCGGTGATCAGGAGAGGTTCGATACGACGGGGAAGTTGATGAGCATCAGCACCGCTAAGGGGGACTTAGTCACGTTCACCCACGAGGGTGAGAACATGGTGCTGGCGCAGGCTGCCGACGGGAGAGTTGTTCGGTTCCGGTATTCAGGCTCACGGATCGTCAAGATTTGGGACGCAAATGGAGCCATGCTGACGCCCACTTACGACGGAAATGGCAATCTCGCCTCATTGACCTGGCAAGACCAGCGCCAGCACCGGTTCCTTTATGAAAGCCCAGCGTTCCCCTGGGCCCTGACCGGTAAGGTCGATGAGAATAACAACCGCTATGCAACGTTCACCTATGACGCAGAGGGTCGTGCGATAGCTACAGAGTACGCCGGGGGTGTAGATAGATTTACAGTCAGCTATGGGAGTCCTCCGCTGCGCACGTTCAGTGAAACGTATGACGCGCAACAGGACGTCGTCCTTCGGGTGCTCGGTTGGCAGCCGCCGTCCGGCGTGAGCATTACGCGGCCCAACGGTGCCGTTGAGGCTGTGGGTGCGGAGAAGATCGCCGGGATGCCGTCGATGGTGAGTAGAAGCCAGCCAGCGGGCTCCGGCTGCGCGGCCTCCAGCAGTGGTGTGGCTTACGACGCTCTCGGGAATATTGTTTCCAGCGATGACTTTCAAGGAAATCGCACCTGCTACGCCTACGACGGCAGTAATCGGGAAACGACGCGTGTTGAGGGACTGGCAAGTGCGATGGCTTGCTCAATGGTCTTGCCCCCGGGATCCTCGTTGCCGGCGGGAGCTCGCAGGATCACGACCACCTGGCACCCGGATTTGAAGAAGCCCGCCATCGTGACTGAACCACTGCGCAAAGTCACAACGGTGTACCACGCGCAGCCAGACCCTTTCAATGGGAACGCAACTGCGAGCTGCAGTACCGCGCCAGCGCTGCCCAACGGAAAACCCTTGCCAGTCGTTTGCAAGATAGTCGAAGAGTCATTACTGCCCGATGGGGGCGTCGACACGGCTGTGCCTGGCAAGACGAAGCGCTTTACTTATGACAGTGCGGGCCGATTGCTCACCAGCGTCGATCCGAACAATCGGACGACCACCTATGCCTATTTTTCGGATACGTTGCATTCCGGAGCTCCATACGACCCGGACATCAGCAAAGTCAGCCTACTTCTGCACGGTAATGGCCTTAATGGCAGCGTTTCAGTCCCGGATGACAGCCCTTTTTCTCGTGGCGTGAGAGCCGTCGGCAACGCAGCGGTAAGTACCGCTCAAAGTAAGTTCGGCGGCGCGGCTATCGCCTTTGATGGCGATGGGGACTATGTGGAGATTCCTTATGACCCAGATCTCGGTTTCGGAGCCGCCGACTTCACGATCGAGATGTTCGTTCAAAAGACCGCTAATAACCCGAACTACAGCAGGCTCTGGAATCCCAACGGTGATGTCTATGACGGGGTTTCCATGTTCGTTGACCACAACGGCAACTTCGGGATGTATTTGAGCACCAATGGAACGAGCTACACCCACCAGGCGACCGCCATTGCAAACCTGGCAAATGGTCAGTGGTACCACCTAGCGGTGGTTCGAAGTGGCGGCTCGATATTCGCGTTTGTGAATGGCGTCAAGTACATTGTCACCACGACGTTGGGAACGACTCACCTGTTCAACAATACGACGCATGCACGTGTGATCGGTGGCCAGTCCGGAGTGAACAGGGCGCTGTACGGCTACGTCGACGAAGTCCGTATCACCAAGGGCAAGGCTCGCTATACGGAGAATTTCACGCCCCCGACGCAGGAGTTTGTCAACGCCGGCGGCCACGGTGTGGCTGGGACGGGCCACACCGTGGGCGATCTGCAAAGCATCACCAATGCTGCAGGCCAGGTCACGCAATTCACACAGTACAACCCCGCGGGTCGCCTGCGCCAGATGGTCGATCCAAAAGGTGTGACCACGGACATCACGTACACGCCTCGGGGCTTTGTGAGCACCGTATCTGTCACGCCGCAAGGCGGCAGCACGCGAACCACGACCTACACCTATGACAACGCCGGCCAAATGACCGGTGTGGCGCTGCCCGACGGCACGACCCTGAGCTACAGCTACGACGCCGCGCACCGGCTGGTGGGTGTCACCGATGCTCGTGGCAACGCCATCACTTACACCCTGGACAACACCGGCAACCGCACCGGCGAAGAAGTGCGCGACCCCACCGGTGCGCTGCAGCGAAGTATCAGCCGGTCGTTCGACGCACTCAACCGATTGCAGCAAGTCACGGGCTCGGCCCAATGA
- a CDS encoding Ig-like domain repeat protein, giving the protein MNRSVGALANAATTLRMLGLMLLMLAASAVQAQTSTSTTLSSSANPVTYGQAVTLTATVTGASPSGTVNFLDGGTLVGSGTLSTGGVATLSVNTFAAGSHSLTAVYAGDTNNAGSTSAALSQTVDKLATSANLTSSLNPSTYPQNVTLTATVTGSSPTGSITFKDGAATLGSSTLAGGVATFSTTALVAGSHSLTAVYAGDANHLTSTSGAVTQTVNQKATTTTLSVSQASLTQGQNLTLTASVNGANPSGLVTFTDGGATLGTASVAGGVATFSTSALALGSHSLAASYAGDANNTASSAVAVSVTVNARSGVVWQYGYDAMGRINTQVDPNGLATYFYYDSLGRRIQSQQPPNTGATSPTVIDYGYNLADALVSVTDPRSLTTSYTPNGLGHVTAQSSPDSGGTQYTYDAKGNVLTKTDARGKTTTYTYDALDRATSISYSTGAPTTFEYDGGTTPTPAATGELTRMNDESGQTSYSYDALGRMTGKSVTIAGRTFTVGYSWGDSGSALDKLTAITYPSGSRVNYSYDPYGSISGITVNPANPNGQGTSGTATTLLSGITYNAENKVTGWLWPDGKMRPIGYDSYGQIASYSLGDPQGTGNAAGVLRTLQRDAAGRITGYGHTNGAAAVTSLDQSFGYDSLNRLTAATQASGSTSYSYDATGNRTAKTIAGSTYANTISATSNRLTQVQDVLGAASVVHDAAGNVTSDGSASFAYSDRGRMGSATTAGGTVAYLYNGLGQRAQKSGPTALVASGASYFVYDEAGQLLGEYDANGNPVYETVYLGSMPVGALKQSGNAANGDIATTVYNVYADHIDTPRLITRQDHTIVWRWDTAEAFGATAANQDPSGLGAFVYNQRFPGQVFDSETGLLQNWNREYNPRWGRYVQSDPIGLEGGINTFSYVEGNPLQFIDPMGLMGGSGSGAAQRRSPAFSVFGCLVGCATYGTHDTSTQYSAELTVGGGMEICDPPPPPPPPPQMCSKNDGVAQVQPPGIPVPKKLGGAFIGIGFKSGGRFCLRIGPHATVPFTPSFDGASTPRQR; this is encoded by the coding sequence ATGAATCGATCTGTTGGAGCGCTAGCAAACGCCGCCACGACGCTGCGCATGCTGGGCCTGATGCTGCTGATGCTGGCGGCGTCGGCGGTCCAGGCTCAAACCAGCACGTCCACCACGCTGTCGTCCTCGGCCAATCCGGTCACCTACGGGCAAGCGGTGACACTGACTGCTACTGTCACAGGCGCCAGCCCGAGCGGAACCGTCAACTTTCTTGATGGCGGGACCCTGGTGGGGAGCGGCACGCTGAGCACTGGCGGAGTGGCTACCCTGAGCGTCAACACGTTCGCCGCAGGCAGTCACAGCCTGACGGCCGTATACGCCGGCGACACGAACAATGCCGGCAGCACCTCGGCCGCGCTGTCCCAGACCGTGGATAAGCTGGCCACCAGCGCCAACCTGACTTCGAGCCTGAACCCGTCCACCTACCCGCAGAACGTCACTCTTACCGCCACCGTCACGGGCAGCAGCCCCACCGGAAGCATCACCTTCAAGGACGGCGCGGCCACGCTGGGCAGCAGCACCTTGGCTGGCGGGGTGGCTACCTTCAGCACCACGGCCCTGGTGGCCGGCAGCCACAGCCTGACCGCCGTCTATGCCGGGGATGCCAACCACCTGACCAGCACCTCCGGCGCCGTGACCCAAACGGTCAACCAGAAGGCCACCACCACGACATTGAGCGTGTCCCAAGCCAGCCTCACGCAAGGCCAGAACCTCACCCTGACAGCCAGCGTCAACGGCGCCAACCCCAGCGGCCTGGTGACCTTCACTGACGGCGGGGCCACGCTGGGCACGGCCAGCGTGGCTGGCGGGGTGGCCACCTTCAGCACCAGCGCGCTGGCGCTGGGCAGCCACAGCCTGGCGGCCAGCTACGCGGGCGATGCCAACAACACGGCCAGTAGCGCCGTCGCGGTGAGCGTTACGGTCAACGCCCGCAGCGGCGTGGTCTGGCAGTACGGCTACGACGCCATGGGCCGCATCAACACCCAGGTCGACCCCAACGGGCTGGCCACCTACTTCTACTACGACAGCCTGGGCCGGCGCATCCAAAGCCAGCAGCCGCCCAACACCGGCGCCACCTCGCCCACCGTCATCGACTACGGCTACAACCTGGCCGATGCCCTGGTCAGCGTCACCGACCCCAGGAGCCTGACCACCAGCTACACCCCCAACGGCCTGGGCCACGTGACTGCCCAGAGCAGCCCGGACAGCGGCGGCACGCAGTACACCTACGACGCCAAGGGCAACGTGCTGACCAAGACGGACGCGCGCGGCAAGACCACCACCTACACCTACGACGCGCTGGACCGGGCCACGAGCATCAGCTACTCTACCGGAGCGCCAACGACCTTCGAGTACGACGGCGGCACCACCCCCACGCCGGCGGCCACGGGCGAGCTCACCCGGATGAACGACGAGTCGGGCCAGACCAGCTACAGCTACGACGCGCTGGGACGCATGACGGGCAAGAGCGTGACGATCGCGGGCAGGACCTTCACCGTGGGCTACAGCTGGGGCGACTCTGGCAGCGCCCTGGACAAGCTCACCGCCATCACCTACCCCAGCGGCAGCCGCGTCAACTACAGCTACGACCCGTACGGCAGCATCAGCGGCATCACGGTGAATCCGGCGAATCCGAACGGGCAGGGCACGAGCGGCACGGCCACCACGCTCCTCAGCGGCATCACCTACAACGCCGAGAACAAGGTCACCGGCTGGCTGTGGCCCGATGGCAAGATGCGCCCCATCGGCTACGACAGCTATGGCCAGATCGCCAGCTACAGCCTGGGCGATCCCCAGGGCACGGGCAACGCGGCCGGCGTGCTGCGCACGCTGCAGCGTGATGCGGCCGGGCGCATCACCGGCTACGGCCACACCAACGGCGCAGCTGCCGTGACCAGCCTGGACCAGAGCTTCGGCTACGACAGCCTGAACCGGCTGACGGCGGCCACCCAGGCCTCAGGCTCGACCAGCTACAGCTACGACGCCACGGGCAACCGCACGGCCAAGACCATTGCCGGCAGCACCTATGCCAACACCATCAGCGCCACGAGCAACCGGCTGACCCAGGTGCAGGACGTGCTGGGTGCGGCCAGCGTGGTGCACGATGCGGCGGGCAACGTCACCTCCGACGGCAGCGCCAGCTTCGCCTACAGCGACCGCGGGCGCATGGGCAGCGCCACCACGGCAGGCGGCACGGTGGCCTACCTGTACAACGGCTTGGGCCAGCGGGCACAGAAGAGTGGGCCGACGGCGCTGGTTGCAAGCGGCGCCAGCTACTTCGTCTATGACGAGGCCGGGCAGCTGCTGGGCGAGTACGACGCCAACGGCAACCCGGTGTACGAGACGGTCTACCTGGGCAGCATGCCCGTGGGGGCGCTCAAGCAGAGCGGCAATGCCGCCAACGGTGACATCGCCACCACCGTCTACAACGTGTACGCTGACCACATCGACACGCCGCGCCTGATCACCCGGCAGGACCACACCATCGTGTGGAGGTGGGACACGGCCGAGGCGTTTGGGGCCACGGCGGCGAATCAGGACCCGAGCGGGCTGGGCGCCTTCGTGTACAACCAGCGCTTCCCCGGCCAGGTGTTTGACTCAGAGACCGGCTTGCTGCAGAACTGGAACCGCGAGTACAACCCAAGGTGGGGCAGGTATGTGCAGTCGGATCCGATCGGGCTTGAAGGGGGGATCAATACGTTCAGCTATGTGGAGGGGAATCCGCTGCAATTCATTGACCCAATGGGTTTGATGGGCGGGAGTGGCAGCGGTGCAGCTCAGAGACGATCCCCGGCGTTTTCGGTGTTCGGGTGTCTCGTTGGTTGCGCAACCTACGGCACACACGACACGAGCACTCAATATAGTGCTGAACTAACGGTTGGTGGTGGAATGGAGATTTGCGATCCGCCGCCACCTCCGCCGCCTCCGCCACAGATGTGTTCGAAGAATGACGGCGTAGCGCAGGTTCAACCGCCAGGAATACCGGTTCCCAAGAAGTTGGGCGGTGCTTTCATCGGGATAGGATTTAAGTCGGGTGGTCGGTTCTGCCTCCGTATTGGCCCTCACGCCACCGTACCGTTTACGCCCTCGTTTGACGGTGCCAGCACCCCGAGGCAGCGATGA
- a CDS encoding RHS repeat-associated core domain-containing protein, which produces MGSAAGVLRTLQRDAAGRITGYGHTNGAAAVTSLDQSFGYDSLNRLTAATQASGSTAYSYDATGNRTSKTVAGSSYANTISASSNRLTQVQDVLGAASVVHDAAGNVTSDGSASFAYSDRGRMSSATTAGGTVSYLYNGYGQRAQKSGPTALVASGASYFVYDEAGQLLGEYDANGSPVYETVYLGSTPVGAMKQTGSAANGDIATTVYNVYADHIDTPRLITKQDHTIVWRWDTAEAFGATAANQDPNNLGVFVYNQRFPGQVFDSETGLLQNWNREYNARWGRYIQSDPIGLEGGINTFNYVGANPLSDVDPTGLKSQSATSASTSDASNATGSTDVCVAGRSPAECREICSKLALPTRDFGVAFQRCVNQCMGTNTYREWRKYF; this is translated from the coding sequence GTGGGCAGCGCCGCCGGCGTGCTGCGCACGCTGCAGCGCGATGCAGCCGGGCGCATCACTGGCTACGGCCACACCAACGGCGCAGCTGCGGTGACCAGCCTGGACCAGAGCTTCGGCTACGACAGCCTGAACCGGCTGACGGCGGCCACCCAGGCTTCGGGCTCGACCGCCTACAGCTACGACGCCACGGGCAACCGCACCAGCAAGACGGTTGCGGGCAGCAGCTACGCCAACACCATCAGCGCCAGCAGTAACCGGCTCACCCAGGTGCAGGACGTGCTGGGTGCGGCCAGCGTGGTGCACGATGCGGCGGGCAACGTCACCTCCGACGGCAGCGCCAGCTTCGCCTACAGCGACCGCGGGCGCATGAGCAGCGCCACCACGGCAGGCGGCACGGTGAGCTACCTGTACAACGGCTACGGCCAGCGGGCACAGAAGAGTGGGCCGACGGCGCTGGTTGCAAGCGGTGCCAGCTACTTCGTGTACGACGAGGCCGGGCAGTTGCTGGGCGAGTACGACGCCAACGGCAGCCCGGTGTACGAGACGGTCTACCTGGGATCGACACCGGTCGGAGCGATGAAGCAGACCGGCAGCGCAGCCAATGGCGACATCGCCACCACCGTCTACAACGTCTACGCCGACCACATCGACACGCCGCGGCTGATCACGAAGCAGGACCACACCATCGTGTGGAGGTGGGACACGGCAGAGGCGTTTGGGGCTACGGCAGCGAATCAGGATCCGAACAACTTAGGCGTCTTCGTGTACAACCAGCGCTTCCCCGGGCAGGTGTTCGACTCGGAGACCGGTCTGCTGCAGAACTGGAACCGGGAGTACAACGCCAGGTGGGGCAGGTACATCCAGAGTGATCCCATTGGGCTCGAAGGAGGAATCAATACATTTAACTATGTTGGGGCGAATCCCCTCAGTGATGTGGACCCCACCGGATTGAAATCCCAATCGGCTACTTCGGCTTCGACTTCGGACGCTTCTAATGCCACAGGCTCCACCGATGTTTGCGTGGCGGGAAGATCTCCTGCCGAGTGCAGAGAGATTTGCTCAAAGCTAGCGCTTCCGACCCGTGATTTCGGAGTGGCTTTCCAGCGTTGCGTGAACCAATGCATGGGAACCAACACCTACCGGGAATGGCGCAAGTACTTCTAG
- a CDS encoding AAA family ATPase, with protein sequence MTASQYVSRVTLRRESVESFTAYPFSLPAVRGLDVLHLHPKLTFFIGENGSGKSTLLEAIAVSLGFNAEGGTKNFRFGTRASHSALHEYLRVAKGLRAKDGFFLRAESFFNVATEIENLDADPWGGPPVIGSYGGRSLHEQSHGESFLALITNRFGGKGLYLLDEPEAALSPSRQLAVLSRIHDLICDDSQFIIATHSPILMAYPDAWIYEFSAEGIRRLTYEETEHYQVTRNFLSNPKRMLDILLDREDQGQGSSGT encoded by the coding sequence ATGACCGCGAGTCAGTACGTTAGCCGCGTAACGCTTAGGCGTGAAAGCGTCGAATCTTTCACGGCCTATCCGTTTTCGTTGCCGGCTGTCCGAGGTCTGGATGTACTTCATCTACATCCTAAGCTTACCTTCTTCATTGGCGAGAACGGCTCTGGCAAATCGACTCTGCTCGAGGCCATTGCCGTATCGCTTGGTTTCAATGCCGAAGGTGGCACCAAGAACTTTCGATTTGGAACGCGCGCGTCTCACTCTGCTCTCCATGAATATCTGCGAGTCGCCAAGGGCCTGCGTGCCAAGGACGGATTCTTTCTTCGGGCTGAGAGTTTCTTCAACGTCGCAACAGAGATCGAGAACTTGGACGCCGATCCATGGGGCGGACCACCAGTCATCGGATCATATGGCGGACGCTCCCTGCACGAGCAGTCGCATGGTGAATCGTTTCTCGCGCTGATCACTAACCGGTTTGGAGGTAAGGGCCTTTATCTTTTGGACGAGCCGGAGGCTGCCTTATCTCCGTCGCGTCAATTGGCGGTTCTATCGCGGATACACGACCTCATCTGCGATGACTCCCAATTCATCATTGCCACACATTCGCCGATCCTCATGGCATACCCAGATGCCTGGATCTACGAGTTCAGTGCCGAAGGCATCAGGCGATTGACGTATGAGGAGACGGAGCACTACCAAGTGACCCGGAACTTCCTATCCAATCCGAAGCGAATGCTTGATATCCTGCTTGATCGCGAGGACCAGGGGCAGGGAAGTTCCGGAACTTGA
- a CDS encoding RHS repeat domain-containing protein: MRDQSRIREGGEHCQRCDTDAALAAVFFRNIAGRISVEARERLCIDSGHRRCAFHFALLVVFCTLLMLGTAAQAAVPGVPGYYSTNAPYIPLGPTNTYVSPMALCEASKAGFEKANTPEWKWRIDQCIVGGRGYVISGSYKGGPYNSTYYYEVRQIEDRYCPPNANRLNGQCVCDASYAEHESACVVKVDVSRLGPPPPSCSNPGRGNPIFPMLGTKREELETGITAGALALKLAYDTTPATPIPVGSSRPAEPKPAVLGRLWSSSMHRKVLIQAIGRGALVARGDGRTMSFSGDATGVFTPKADTGDRLLSINGGYRYVDSAARALESYDGSGNLMAIHWADGRELTLAYSTSSTPAATAPGPGYLIAAQDGHGRAIGFSYSASGLLTAILDARGQSLNVSYDSAGNLSGIRWADGKSRVFHYENATHPWALTGITDERGVRYATFGYDSAGRAISTEHAGGVNRFATSYTSPPQVVVSEVYDSAAQVLYRYHDWQGPQGTSMTGPRGESVAMSSVTIHGKNYLTSQSQPAGSGCAASSSAMSYDVNGNLASWDDFSGSRNCYVSDLARNLQIVKVEGLTSAAACSSVTGTGASLPAGSRKSSTEWHPDWQLPVRLAEPGKLTTYVYNGQADPTAGNAVASCAPAAALLPDGKPIAVLCKQVEQATTDADGSQGLAAPLRSGVASQENKWTYNARGQVLTHDGPRTDVSDVTSYAYYADTTSEHTKGDLQSVTNAAGHVTSYTIYDAEGRLKRSIAPNGIVTDVTYTPRGWVSSVTTAAGSATPRTTTYTHEADGQPSSVILPDGTTMSYSYDGARRLTGITDGAGNAVTYTLDSAGNRIGEQYKNPTGSLARGITRIYDFLGRLMTTSGGAR; encoded by the coding sequence ATGAGGGATCAATCAAGGATTCGCGAGGGAGGCGAGCACTGCCAGCGCTGCGATACGGATGCAGCGCTTGCCGCCGTCTTTTTCCGAAACATTGCCGGGCGGATTAGCGTTGAGGCTCGCGAACGTCTATGTATTGATAGCGGGCATAGGCGCTGCGCTTTTCATTTTGCGCTGTTAGTCGTTTTCTGCACGCTGTTGATGCTTGGTACTGCCGCGCAAGCTGCAGTGCCCGGCGTGCCTGGTTACTACAGCACGAATGCGCCGTACATTCCACTCGGCCCAACCAATACCTATGTCAGTCCCATGGCGCTCTGCGAGGCGTCTAAGGCTGGCTTCGAAAAGGCAAACACTCCTGAGTGGAAATGGCGCATCGATCAGTGCATCGTGGGCGGAAGAGGCTACGTCATCAGTGGCAGCTACAAAGGAGGCCCGTACAACAGCACTTACTATTATGAAGTCAGGCAAATAGAAGATCGCTACTGCCCGCCAAACGCGAATCGCCTGAACGGTCAGTGTGTGTGTGATGCAAGTTACGCCGAGCACGAGAGCGCGTGCGTCGTTAAGGTTGACGTATCCCGCTTGGGGCCGCCACCGCCAAGCTGCAGCAATCCAGGGCGTGGCAATCCCATCTTCCCGATGTTGGGTACGAAGCGAGAAGAGCTGGAGACGGGTATCACTGCCGGTGCGCTGGCTTTGAAACTGGCATACGACACTACACCAGCTACTCCGATTCCCGTAGGGAGCAGCCGTCCTGCGGAACCCAAGCCTGCTGTTCTCGGTCGCTTGTGGTCCAGCAGCATGCATCGTAAGGTTCTGATCCAAGCCATTGGGCGAGGAGCTTTGGTGGCTCGAGGAGACGGCCGCACAATGAGCTTCAGCGGCGATGCAACTGGCGTTTTCACCCCTAAAGCAGACACTGGTGATCGCCTCCTGAGCATCAATGGTGGCTATCGCTACGTTGACAGTGCGGCGCGAGCACTAGAGAGTTACGACGGGTCTGGCAACCTAATGGCGATCCATTGGGCGGACGGCCGTGAGCTTACCCTGGCGTACAGCACCAGCAGCACCCCTGCAGCAACGGCGCCTGGGCCTGGCTACCTGATCGCGGCGCAGGATGGCCATGGGCGCGCCATCGGCTTTTCCTACAGCGCGTCAGGCCTGTTGACGGCAATTCTTGACGCCCGAGGCCAGAGTCTGAACGTGAGCTATGACAGTGCTGGCAATCTCAGTGGGATTCGGTGGGCAGACGGGAAGAGTCGAGTGTTTCACTATGAGAACGCGACGCATCCCTGGGCGCTGACAGGTATCACCGACGAGAGGGGCGTGCGCTATGCCACCTTTGGGTACGACAGCGCGGGCCGGGCAATCTCTACCGAGCATGCTGGCGGAGTGAACCGCTTCGCAACCAGCTATACCAGCCCGCCGCAGGTGGTAGTCAGCGAGGTGTACGACAGCGCCGCACAGGTGCTGTACCGCTACCACGACTGGCAGGGACCGCAGGGTACGAGCATGACCGGCCCGCGTGGCGAGAGCGTGGCCATGAGCTCGGTCACTATCCATGGCAAGAACTACCTGACCAGCCAGAGCCAGCCCGCTGGGAGCGGCTGCGCGGCGTCGAGCAGTGCCATGAGCTATGACGTCAATGGGAACTTGGCCAGTTGGGATGACTTTAGCGGCAGCAGAAACTGCTATGTGAGTGACTTGGCCAGGAACCTGCAGATAGTGAAGGTGGAGGGCTTGACCAGCGCGGCTGCGTGCTCGAGTGTTACGGGGACGGGAGCGAGCTTGCCCGCGGGTAGCCGCAAGAGCAGTACGGAATGGCATCCGGACTGGCAGTTGCCAGTGAGGCTGGCCGAGCCTGGCAAGCTCACCACGTATGTGTACAACGGGCAGGCTGACCCCACGGCTGGCAATGCGGTTGCAAGCTGCGCGCCGGCGGCAGCACTGTTGCCTGACGGCAAGCCCATTGCGGTGCTGTGCAAGCAGGTGGAGCAAGCCACCACGGACGCTGACGGCTCGCAGGGCCTTGCTGCGCCGCTGCGCAGCGGCGTGGCCAGCCAAGAGAACAAGTGGACGTATAACGCGCGCGGCCAGGTGCTCACGCACGACGGGCCGAGAACTGATGTGAGCGACGTGACTAGCTATGCGTATTACGCGGATACGACGTCCGAACACACCAAGGGTGATCTGCAGAGCGTGACCAACGCAGCGGGGCACGTCACCAGCTACACGATCTACGACGCTGAAGGCCGCCTCAAGCGTTCCATCGCACCGAACGGCATCGTCACTGACGTAACCTATACACCTCGCGGGTGGGTCAGCAGCGTCACCACCGCGGCGGGATCAGCGACGCCGCGGACCACTACATACACGCACGAAGCGGATGGCCAGCCTTCGTCGGTGATCCTGCCGGATGGCACAACGATGAGCTACTCGTATGACGGCGCGCGGCGACTGACCGGGATTACCGATGGTGCCGGCAATGCAGTGACCTACACGCTGGACAGCGCCGGCAACCGCATAGGCGAGCAGTACAAAAACCCAACCGGCAGCTTGGCACGAGGGATCACCCGCATTTACGACTTTTTAGGGCGCCTGATGACCACTTCAGGGGGAGCGAGATGA